The DNA segment AAAGGCTAAGTTGGAAGCTTGCGGAAAAGAATTTGAAGGAAAAGTGTCTTCTATTGGATCTTCAGCAGGTTCCGTTTTTTCTTTAATTCCTAAGGATACATCTTCGGGAGAATACACAAAAGTGGTTCAAAGGGTTCCAGTGAAGATTAAGTTAGAAAGCGTTCCTCTAAACTGTATAAAACCGGGAACAAACGTCCTTGTTTACATTAAGAAGGAGTAAAGGGTGGGAAAGAAAGTTTACATTATCTCTCTCCTTATAGTTGCCGGAATGTTTATGACACTTCTTGATACAACGATTGTTGACATAGTTCTTCCCCATATGATGAGTAGTTTTGAAGCTGAGCCTGATGATATACAGTGGGTAATTACTTCTTACATGATCGCTTCAGCTATTGCAATGCCTGTTGTAGGATGGCTTGGAGGAAAACTTGGACATAGGAATACTTACCTTCTTGGAATAGGGCTTTTTACTCTTATGAGCGCTGTCTGTGGAATTGCTCCAAATCTTAGCGTAATGATTTTTGGTAGATCCCTCCAGGGAATAGGAGAGGGAATAGTGGTTCCAATGAGTATGGCACTTCTTTTTGAGCTTTTCCCTCCCGAGAAAAGAGGAATTGCAATGGGGATGTTTGCTCTTGGAGCAACTTTTGGGCCATCGTTAGGACCAACACTTGGGGGATATTTGGCCGAACACCTTGATTGGAGGTGGGTCTTTTACGTTAACCTCTTACCTGGAATAGTTGTTGTATATCTTCTAATGGTTTTAATGGAAGAGGACAGGAAAAAACACAAGGAAATCCAAAAGCTCGACCTTATCGGCTTTACTCTCTTGGCAGTAGCACTGTTTAGCCTTATTACTGCTCTTTCTAAAGGGAACCAATGGGGGTGGAGTAACGAAAAAACGGTAGTTCTTCTTTATGTATTTCTAGTTTCCTCTATTCTATTTGTAATGGTAGAACTTAAAGTGGAAAATCCTTTAGTAAACCTTAGACTCTTCAAACTTGAATTTTTCAGATACCCTGTAATCTCTCTTTCCCTATTTGGTATGGGAGTTTACGCCTCTTACTTTCTTTTACCTTTATACCTTGAAAAGCTTAGAGGGTTTCCAACCTTAGAGGCAGGGAAAATCCTATTCTTTCCAGCTGCTGCAACAGGAGTCATTAGCGTTATAACAGGACTTTTACTTGATAAAAAGATTCTGAGTTTTAGAACAGCAATAATTATTGGAACGACCCTTTTCATATTTGGAACATACATCCAAGCAAAACTTGACCTTTTTATGGGCAAGTGGGAAATAGTCCTTTGGCTCCTACCTTGGGGAGCTGGAATGGGGTTTTTCTTTCCAGCTTTATCTCAGCTTTCGCTTGGAAACTTTAAGGGAGACTCTCTTCGCCAAGCTTCGGCTCTCCAGAACCTTTTAAGACTTGTTGGTGGAAGTGTTGGAACTGCAATTTCAACTTACATCCTCATTAGTTCACAGAGTAAACACTTTGTAAACCTTACAGAAAAAGTTTCTCCTTACTCTCCACAAGTTGTAGAATTTACAACAAAAGTTAAAAATTACCTTTACTATACCCTTTCAACTCCAAAGTGGGAACTTTCAGAAAAAGCACAAGGAATACTTGGAAGTCTATTCAACGAACATTCATTCTGGCATTCTTTTGGTGATGCTTTCTTTTTTGCAACCATTTGTGGAGTTTTTACTCTCTTGATTGCAACGCTCATAAAGGAGGAAAACCTTGAAGAAGTTAATCTTTCTAGTGATGGTTCTAATTCCTAATTTGGTTTTTGGTAGACAGGTTAGCGATTTAAACGAACTTGTAAAACTTGCTCTACAAAATAACCCTGAAATTGAAATAGTAAGGAAAAAGAAAAACATCTCAGAATACGAGTTTAAGAAAGCTATAGGAGAATTTCTTCCTTCTTTAAAATTTGAGTATTCAAAAGTTCGCCTTTCTGACGTTCCAACCTTTAATATCGGACCTGCCGAGTTCTCCACTATGAATAAAGATTTTTACAACTTTAAACTCTCCCTTACTCAACCAATTTTTATGGGCGGGAAACTAATCCTTAACTACAAAATAAAAGAAAAGAAAAAAGAAGTTGCTTCTTACGAACTTCAAGAAAAGGTTTTAGAAGTTGT comes from the Desulfurobacteriaceae bacterium genome and includes:
- a CDS encoding DHA2 family efflux MFS transporter permease subunit codes for the protein MGKKVYIISLLIVAGMFMTLLDTTIVDIVLPHMMSSFEAEPDDIQWVITSYMIASAIAMPVVGWLGGKLGHRNTYLLGIGLFTLMSAVCGIAPNLSVMIFGRSLQGIGEGIVVPMSMALLFELFPPEKRGIAMGMFALGATFGPSLGPTLGGYLAEHLDWRWVFYVNLLPGIVVVYLLMVLMEEDRKKHKEIQKLDLIGFTLLAVALFSLITALSKGNQWGWSNEKTVVLLYVFLVSSILFVMVELKVENPLVNLRLFKLEFFRYPVISLSLFGMGVYASYFLLPLYLEKLRGFPTLEAGKILFFPAAATGVISVITGLLLDKKILSFRTAIIIGTTLFIFGTYIQAKLDLFMGKWEIVLWLLPWGAGMGFFFPALSQLSLGNFKGDSLRQASALQNLLRLVGGSVGTAISTYILISSQSKHFVNLTEKVSPYSPQVVEFTTKVKNYLYYTLSTPKWELSEKAQGILGSLFNEHSFWHSFGDAFFFATICGVFTLLIATLIKEENLEEVNLSSDGSNS